TTTTTGATCTCTTCGCGTCTTTTTTTGATATTGGGTTTCTCCCAAATCAGCTTCGAGCGGGAATTTCTCGAGCCGCACGAAGGCGATCCGGGGGTTTGCGAAAGCCGCCCCGCAGGAGTGAGCGTTATGTTGTCTTCGATAAGCGAGTGGATCTTCGGCGTCTCCGGTCTGGAGCCGCATGGATATTGCCTCCTCTGGGAGCCTTGGCTGATCTGGCTTTACGCCATTTCCGACGGCGCGACCGCGCTGGCGTATTTCTTTATTCCGGTAACGCTCATCGTCGTTGGAAGACGGCGCAGCGACCTCGTTTACCGGCCGATGCTGATGCTCTTCGCCGCCTTCATCCTTCTTTGCGGCACGACGCACTGGCTCGATTTGTTGACGCTCTGGGCGCCGCTTTACGGATTGCAAGGCGTCGTCAAGGCGGCGACCGCGCTTGCGTCCGTCACGACCGCCGCGGCGCTCTGGTGGATGCTTCCCGAATTTCTCGCTCTTCCTTCAGTCGCTCAGTTGAGCGAGGCGAACGCCGCGCTGCTCGAAACCGAGGAGCGGTTGGCGCATGCGCAGAAGATGGAGGCGATCGGCCAGTTGACCGGCGGCATCGCGCATGACTTCAACAACCTTCTCCAGGTCGTCGTCGGCTCTCTCAGCGTCATTGAGCATCAAGTCAAGCTCGGCCGCGGGAACGAGATCATGCCCGCGGTCGCAGCGATAAAGAGAGCGACGAGCAACGCCTCCAGCCTGATCGATCGAATGCTGGCCTTCTCCCGCCGGCAGACCCTGCTTCCGCGCGTGATCGAACCCGACAATCTCATACGCAGCATGGAGGAAATGCTGCGAAGAACGCTGGGGCCGGAGATCGAGCTGGATATGAGGCTGGGCGACGGTCGCAGGGTCGTCAATTGCGATCCTTCGCAACTCGAAAGCGCTGTTCTCAATCTGGCGATCAATGCGCGAGACGCCATGCCGAATGGCGGCGCGCTGACAATCTGCACGGCGGACAGAGAGATCGCCGCCAATCCCCGCGATCCCGATCTTGCGCCCGGCGCTTATGTCGAGATCGCCGTCTCCGACAGCGGCGTCGGCATGAGCCAGGAAGTTTTGGATCGCGTTTTCGAGCCGTTCTTCACGACGAAGTCCACCGGACGGGGAACGGGTCTCGGACTGTCGCAGCTATATGGCTTCGTCAAGCAATCAGGCGGCTTCGTGAAGATTGAAAGCGCGCCGGGCGAGGGCGCGACCGTGCGCATACTCCTGCCGGCGCACGAAGCGCCGCCGATTCGGGAGATGGAGACGGAGACCATCGACATATATGCCGACTCCGACTGTCCGTTGCGCCTGCGCAGGACGCTCGTGGTCGAGGATCAGGTCGAGGTTCGTTCGCAGATCGTCGCCTGTCTCGAGGAAATGGGCGGCTCGGTGAGAGAAGCCGGCGACGGGACCGAAGGATTGAGGGCGCTGCAATCAGGCGAAATCTTCGACCTTCTGATCACGGATGTCGGCTTGCCCGGCTTGAGCGGCGCGCAACTCGCGGAAGCGGCCCGCGCGGCCTATCCCAAACTGCCGATCCTGATCATAACCGGCTATGCCGGGAAGTCGCTGGAGACCGTGAGGATGGACTCGAATATGGAGATCCTGCGCAAGCCGTTCACTTTGGAGGAGCTGGTTGCGCGCGCGCGTGGGCTTCTTCATCAGCCGGCGACGGCGGGGTGAGCGGCCGCCCGCTGAAGGCGTTCGCGACTATCCTGCGGATGGAAGCGAAGCTTTACGTCGCGCGCAACCCGCGTGCGCCGAAGTTTCCAGACCTTGCGGATTTAGAGCCGGTTGGCGAGCGTGACTTACTCAAAAGCCAGCGTTGAAAATCCTAGTTGCGACCTTGCCGGGACAGAAGCTTCGCGTTTCATGGCCAGTGTGAAGCCGGCTCTTCACAAACTAGATAAGATGATGCATAGGCATGCACCGCTCGGCGCGTGAAGAGATCCAGTTGGAGAAATGTTGTTCAGTTATAGACTCTCTCGCGTTGCTCGTTATAGTATGGCTATCCTGGCTGTGAGCTTGGCGGCATTCGCGAGGACCTGGTTTGCAGGGCTCCTTGTTAATCATCCGTTTGTCCCATTCTTTTTTGCAACACTGTTCGTTGTCGTCTTCGGGGGCGCTGGCCCTGGTATTGTGGCGACAATGGGGTCCGCATTATTGGTGACCTATCAATTTCTCGAACCGATCGGCTCCCTAAGGGTTGCTGCGGGAGACGATCGAGTTCGCTTATTAATTTTCATCTCTATCGGGGTTATCATGAGCGTCGTCGCGGCGCGGATTCGTCGCAGCCGAGAGGCTCAAATCGAGGCCGCCACGCTTCGAACTCAACAGGCGTCGATAGAGGCGCTTAAGCGGTCGGAACATGCTCTGAAAGACGCTGACCTCCGAAAGGACCAATTTCTTGCTACGCTCGCCCATGAGCTTCGGAACCCACTGGCGGCCATACGCAGCGCGACATACGCGCTCTCGCAGGAAGGCCCAATGGAGACAAAGGAAAAACGCGAGCGCAAGGCCATCTCAATCGTCGA
The nucleotide sequence above comes from Methylocystis parvus OBBP. Encoded proteins:
- a CDS encoding ATP-binding protein, which gives rise to MLSSISEWIFGVSGLEPHGYCLLWEPWLIWLYAISDGATALAYFFIPVTLIVVGRRRSDLVYRPMLMLFAAFILLCGTTHWLDLLTLWAPLYGLQGVVKAATALASVTTAAALWWMLPEFLALPSVAQLSEANAALLETEERLAHAQKMEAIGQLTGGIAHDFNNLLQVVVGSLSVIEHQVKLGRGNEIMPAVAAIKRATSNASSLIDRMLAFSRRQTLLPRVIEPDNLIRSMEEMLRRTLGPEIELDMRLGDGRRVVNCDPSQLESAVLNLAINARDAMPNGGALTICTADREIAANPRDPDLAPGAYVEIAVSDSGVGMSQEVLDRVFEPFFTTKSTGRGTGLGLSQLYGFVKQSGGFVKIESAPGEGATVRILLPAHEAPPIREMETETIDIYADSDCPLRLRRTLVVEDQVEVRSQIVACLEEMGGSVREAGDGTEGLRALQSGEIFDLLITDVGLPGLSGAQLAEAARAAYPKLPILIITGYAGKSLETVRMDSNMEILRKPFTLEELVARARGLLHQPATAG